The Theileria annulata chromosome 2, complete sequence, *** SEQUENCING IN PROGRESS *** genomic sequence CTAATGGACGAAACTTACTTCATTTAATAGATTTGTTAGGTACCGAATTCCACATTTTTTAGCGATAGAAGAATACGATGGGTggtttttgaaaaatttttCTTCATCATTATGGTCGTGAGGTGCGTCTGGTTTTCCATCCTTATCTCTACAAACGACTCCTACGTACCTAAAAAAGATTATTGAGATTGAATCAAACCCCTTTCTAAGCTTGTAGATTTTCCCCTGAAGTAACTCAATTGCATCCACTCCCTTGTCAAGCATGTCGCACTTCGTTATCACTCCTATTGTTCTTAAGCCAGACGGGTCTACTTCTCTTGCCATTTTCAAACTGTCTGATGTTGCAATATCCGTGTTTGCTGCTGACAATGCCAGAATAATGCACGTTGGCTTGGTGATATATTCGAGGATCATCTGGCGAATTTGCATTTCTATGTCGTTTGTTTGGTCTCCTACTGGCACTTTTGTTATTCCCGGCAAGTCTATTAATGTTAAATCAATGACTTTCGGTGATGTGATTTTAAGAAAGATGGGAACTGGTGACACATTTTTGGTCGACCCTGTGATTCTTTCAGTTTCGAGTTTTATTTCCTCTTTTATCTTCTGAAAGTCATCATAAATTGTTCCTCTTTTGTGCGCAAACTCTCCGTAATCACTAGATCCGTTATCATGACAcaactaaaaaaatatgaCTCTAATTCTTTTCTTACCCTAAGGATCAAAGGTCTCTGGGTAACTATACCGTAACCTTTCGGTAAAAAAGGGAATCCAACTATGGCTTCCAGTACAGACGATTTTCCCACCGATTGGGCTCCAATTACTGCAATAGCAGGCAGGTCAATAGTGTTCTCTCCGGTCCAGGATAAAACGCTATGCAGTCTGCTTATTAATGGTATCAGTTTCtccatttttataatttacaacaaTAAGAGGATATTTTACACCATTAAaccattattattagatatACATCAATGTGCACTTGAGatcaaaaaaattttgTCACTGTCTATCGATTAGAGTTATATGAAACGTgcacattattatataaaaaccggcattgaaaattaaatattatatgaatactaaaatatattaattgtaaatttataatgttGGATTTATaacaaaaaaattaaaactacCCACTATCCACCTCTAAGCCTTAAAACTAGTTGTAACACTGCATTATcctataaaatttatgtaatcaaattatttaatgttaaGGAATAATACTTTGATTCCGTAGTCTGCAATTGTTTTTCCGTTCTCTAGAAGTTTTCCATCAAATATGAGTCTCTGTTGGTCCACTGGAATCGTTTGTTCTTTTTCcaatttgttttttaaatcgAGTACTGTTTCATTTTGCGATACTTGTAATTGTATTCTCTTTCctataaaatttgaattgTGATTACTATGAGAAGGTTACCTTGCATTGTTTGGACTGAAATGTTCAATCCTCCTCTAATTTTTGAAACtgtgtataattttttgtGTTTTtcctaaattaatttattaaataattaaatggaAGATAATGTTTAGAAACCTCTGAATATAATTCATCTTCATTCAGAATCCTATCGTTTGATAAAATTTCGTGGTCATGATATCCATGTTCCTCTTTTAAACAGCGTTTTATATCTCCTATCTTCTTTATATCTCCacttattttaaatattcctGAGAATAAAAGTTATGTGATGAGAAATTTTGTGAGAATAgagaataaaaaattgaaagGATAATATATCtagtttaatataattagttaaatataatttattgtcaattaaataaatcaattataaaATCGAACTATTGAGGGAGTTTATAATGAGATTGTTTGAGGGTTGGCTTCTTCTTACACATGATATCATGCCCAGGtacatatataaaaaaaatacTATATAAACTTCCATTATGAACtggttaaaatttaaattatataaatattacatAAGGAAGAATTCGTGTTGTGGTCATAATTGTGTTGTTGTATGAATAAAAGTTAGGgaaatgtaataatattaatatatggGTGATCcgaaaaattaatttaaaatgaaataaaaatagttaaaatgAACATTTGAGTCTAAATGtgtgtaaaaaatgaaaagaaatgataatataaagattctggtatataaataagtttaaaagagaaattttaagtttttatagaatttttatactGTTAGAAGagaaatataattaataaatctatgattaatttgactatttaaatattctattGACTAATGAAAgacaaaattaaatattaaatgaaaacGAAGGTGTGTATCTCCAAGAATAAAAGGTTAATATAAACTAAACGTTATAATATGGAAGATAGAAGACCttaataaatcattatcATAGTCACCATTAATATAGTGCTTTTTCTATTTCCACTACATCAATTAGATACTTATActgtttatattttatcttaaattctcaataattattaattaaaattatctcCTCTAAAGTGTAACGAACTAGAACTTAAACAATGGAggtaaataaaaattttcttgTCGACTTTCTCATGGGTGGTGTTTCAGCTGCGATTTCTAAAACCGCAGTGGCTCCCATCGAGAGAGTAAAGATGTTGATCCAGACACAAGACTCTATTCCTGACATTAAGAGTGGAAAGGTCCCTAGATATTCCGGAATATTAAACTGTTTTGCCAGAGTTTCAAAGGAGCAAGGTGTTACATCTCTCTGGAGAGGAAATTTGGCCAACGTTATAAGATATTTTCCAACTCAAGCATTCAATTTTGCTTTCAAGGACTACTTTAAGAGGATGTTCCCTAAGTACAACCAGAAGACTGATTTTTGGAAGTTTTTCGGCGCTAACCTTGCTTCAGGCGGTTTGGCCGGAGCTagttcattattaatagtttACCCTCTCGATTTCGCAAGGACAAGATTAGCAAGTGATGTTGGTAAGGGAGCAAAAAGAGAGTTTACTGGATTGTTGGACTGCTTATTAAAGATTCAAAGGAGCACTGGTGTGCTTTCTCTCTACAAGGGGTTTTTAGTCTCCGTTCAGGGGATTGTTGTTTATAGAGGAGCCTATTTTGGTATGTACGATAGTGCCAAGACTGTGTTTTTTGGAGAAAATGAGAAGAACGCTAATATCTTTTTCAAGTGGTCAATAGCTCAGTCCGTTACCATCATGGCTGGACTGGCTTCATATCCCCTTGATACTGTCAGAAGAAGGATGATGATGATGTCTGGCAAGAAGGCTACCTCTGAGATAATGTACGCAAACAGCCTTGACTGCTTCGTTAAAATGATGAAACATGAGGGTCTTGGTGGATTCTACAAGGGTGCTTTCGCCAACATTCTTCGTGGCATGGGTGGAGCTCTTGTTCTCGTATTTTACGATGAATTACAGAAATTACTAAAATAATGTTTCGcctttattttatatatttattatatttttatctccatgattaaaattttggGGAAGGGTGCTAGAACCACTGGTGATTCCACCGAGTAAATTAGGAAATGATTTTAGgtgaaaaataaaataatttcttaatatataattttaataactatctattttgtttttgaaaaaattgtCAAAAAttctgtaaaataatatgaacATAATGGCtaaacattaaaaaaataactaaatgAAAGATATgcaaaaataaataaatgcATAGAGAAGTGGCAAAAAAgacattaaataaaaaataaaataaatagtaagaattttgaaaaaagTCTGTAAAGGaaaaaattctaaaaataaaaaaagaTAATGGTAAAAGGGGGATCATAATGGAAAACATATTAAATGTGTGCGGACAATTTTTGgaaaaatcattaaaagAATCTGGAGAAAAGTCcagtaaaaaattaaaagagAGGAAATAAAGGAAAATTGAGACAATGCCTGAGAAACCATGTCATGTGATATAATCCCCCCAcatgaataaattatcatcTGTTACATTCTTACATACCGCCAAAATGGAAGACGTAGAAACGGTAAAAGTCGACGCTTTGGAGCGTGTTGACACTGAATCTGTCCTTAATTATGACACGGTACTGGAAAGGAAGCCATTGCGCAGCAATGTCGCCTCGTTCCTAAAAAGATATAGTGCCGTTCTCGTCATTTTGACAGCAGTGCTATTGTTTACCGTCACATTTGCAGCAATAGCATTGTCATCAGGCAGAAGCGCAATCAGAAAAAACAAAGAACTCTTGTCAGTAGAATTTGAAAAGCTTCAATTCGATAACTTTGTAACCATCAAAGGAGAAAGGCAAGAAGACTTCCCAAGATTAGTAGCTGAAGTTCTCTACAAAGTCGCCGTTGAATTCGACCCAAAAGAAGAAGCCTTGATATACGTACACTTCAATGATTTCAACAAACACCACGATAGGAAACACAACAACTACAGACACAAGAAAGCATCTTACAACAACTTCAGAAATAATCTTAATGATATAAACGAACATAACTCAAAGCCAAACATGTCATACACCAAGAGCATGAACCACTTCGGAGATGTATCACCCAAGGATTTCATGAAGAAGTACACCAAAAAAGTCATTTTGAACCTACCAAAGGATCATGTATCTCCATATAACAACAACAGGCCAATGTCAGTTGACCTCAGAAACCATGGTGTAATGACCCCAGTCAAGTGCCAAGGTGAAAACGAACTGTCATGGCCATATTCAGCAGTAGCAGTCGCCGAGTCGTTCGTTAAAAAGACCTCACAGAAAACCGTATCCTTAAGCGAAAAACAATTAGTAGAGTGTGTAACAGACAAGAAATCAGTAAACAATCCATTCTTGGGTTACAAATACCTTAAGGACTTGGGTCTGTTCCAATCAGAAGTCATAGACAAATCGCCATCCAAGTGCCCAGCAATGGAAGGAGAAAGATTCAAAGTACCATCATACTCATACTCGTATGAGCCAGATTTGGTGGCACTCTTGTTGAATGCAGGACCCCTCACAGTACCAGTATCAGTCAGCCCTGAATGGCAATTCTACGCCGACGGAACCTTGAATGTGTGTGGAGCTGAATTGAACCACTACCTAACCCTAGTAGGTGTCAGCTTTGATGAAAAAGGAAACCACTGGATACTCAAAAATTCCTACGGTGAAGATTGGGGTAAGAAGGGATACCTACTTTTGACTCGCAATAGCAAGGAATACGCAGATGATTGTGGATTGACATCCTTTGCAGTATACGCAGTATAAGAccaaaattgatatttaaaatgatttttctttaaatttgGTCCAAAACAATAAAATCAGACCAACCTATATAACGAAcgtaataaaaaatacacTCAACTTAACACGATTTCACTTAGTATGATAATTAAAGCGTATAACTGTCTGCAAGAAAAATTGCTATGCGAAGAAGCCATCATGAACACACTATTCTATTAATACGATTTTTACCATAACTTAATTTGTGTGCCCATTAATATATGTgttgtataatttatataagtaaatatataaatatgtttaaaatttataaaatttttaataatgttcATTTTTCTTAGGGATTCTTGGCAGACAGGAAAGAACTGACTTTTGCATGCCACCTTCCAATCTACACACCTCCCCATGGAAGGAATAACCAATAATCAAAATATCAAACAAACCAAAAATCATGACATCAGGATACGAAAGAATCGCAAATTATACAGTAGTCAACAGAATAGGCTCAGGCCGATTCGGAGAAGTATTCCTAGTCAGGCATAAGGTAAACAAgacaaataaatataacaacTCACATTTTTTTAGCATACAGGACAATTATTTTGCTGGAAGGTAGTGGCATATAAAGGACTGAGCGATAAAGAAAAGCAACAGCTAGTAATGGAAGTCAATGTGATAAGAGAATTGAACCACCCAAACATAGTGAGATATATCGATAGAATGATCGATAAAAGAAGGCAATTGctgtatattttaatggAATACTGCGATGCGGGAGATTTGGGAGAAAACATGAGACAGTTCTACAAACATTACAAACTAGTAAACGAACAAGTTATATTCGATATAGCACTCCAACTAATATTCGCACTGGCATACTGCCATAACTGCAAATCaggtaaaataataaattctaattaaaattaaaactaatgTGTAAACATGAATGGTTAGGAACCAAAACGGGGAAAGTGCTACACCGAGATCTCAAACCCCAAAACATCTTACTTTCAACAAAACATAATAAGGATGGAAACAAAAGCTATGTCTGTAAAATAGGAGATTTTGGACTATGCAGGCAAATAGGAATGAGCTCATTCGCAAACTCATGTGTAGGCACGCCCTATTATTGGTGCCCAGAACTGTTGTTATCCAATACAAAAAGTTACGACGACAAAATGGATATTTGGGCACTAGGATGTGTTCTTTATGAACTTTCCTCAGGAAAGACACCTTTTCATTATACTACAACACTACCGGAACTGACGCAGGAAATGAAACAGGGAGTGCCACTTCCACTAGAATTCAGAAGTAACAAACTCAACTCACTCCTATCATTCCTGCTACAAAAAGATCCTAACAAGAGAGCAAGTGCACTGCAACTTCTGGGATATAGTTTCTGGACCGAACCACCGATAGATTTGTTCATTACAACACTGTCCAAGTCAGATTATGAAAACTTTATGAAGCATAAAGCATCGCAAGAAAACAAGATACAAGAAGAAAGTGATAGTAAACTCACAAAAGATTGGTACACACTACTGGTGAAAGCAGCAAGAGAAGGAAGAAAAAATCATGATAAAGAAAGTAGActtaaaaatgataaatcaataaagagtttagtaaatttatcaaattttcATGATGTGTACGGAACACAGGATCAGGAATCAAGACCCAAATTTACAACCAAGCCATATAGCTTCAAAAACAATATCAATATTCTAGAATACgtaaaaaaatttcaagACTCGTTAGAACAGACAAAAACAGATCCGGAATGCTCGAAACTTAAGAATACAATGAGTACTCCAATAAAGAGAAATCAAACAACAAATACACAGGAAATATCTAGCATAGAAACAAGAATCTCCAAAATAGAAAGCGATTTTTCAAACGATAGTACAGATACGAAAATTCCTAAATATGAAACTTATagaattaatgaaaataataggAATCCAAACGAACtgatttttaaaattaatcgACTTCTGTAACACCCTACTGATGCAATTGTTATTTTAgacaaatatatttttaatatattcgAAAGTTTTTATATCatgatattaaatttgtataattatttataaaatggAAGAAGAACAAGAAAATGAAACTGATTTCACAAACCTGGTTCTCAATCTGCCTCTATTCTCATGCATTGTAAGAGAACAACTCTGGCTTAAAAAAACTGTAGTATCCAAAtcatatattaaaaaagCAATAGAAGATCCCAGGTTGTTTAAAGAATTTTCAGTTTTAAAGTCAATTCGGTCTGAAGATTCTATAGTCGAAAgtaatgaagaaaatgtGTCCAAATCAAACCACAAATCACAAAGAAACCCAGAATACcaactaaaattatatgaagATTTAAACTGGAATGTAGTTCCAGACTATAATTGGCCAGTCCATCCAGGAGATTACTCACCGCTTAGCCCTGATGGAGAATTCTTAGATAGACATGGGAAAATAGGACTAGATTTCTGGAACTGGAACAGAGAAAGATCGCCGCTGGGTTATATCCCGCCACTGTGTACATGTAAGATGACAACAGACTGTGTTGATCACCTCAGAAGGTGGACTAGATATATGAAACTCGATTTTGACAAGAAGGTGTGCAATAATGATGTATGTAGAGGACTGTTGTACATCCCTTTCAGCCTTTTGGAGGTCCCTTTAAACAGAATAATAAGTAATTGCAGCGAATTTGCTCTAAAGGTGAAGGTTCCTGACTCTACAGACTTATACTGTGGGAACATGAAGCATACTCTAATTTTGTGTACAACCTCTAAAGAGCACGAAAAGGAGTGCTTGGATGCAATTGAGCACAGTGAAATCTCCTATCCACTAGTGTACGATGTAAGGGCTGAGGATTTTATAccttattttaaaaaatataacgAGGAAACCAGGGAGTCTCCCCTAATGTCGGTGGAGCCTATAGATTCTGATGTTTCAGATCCTGAGGAGAATTATGGAATGGGACAGTTATTTGCAATAAGGAGACTTAGAGATAATATACTGATAGAAAAGTACGACCAAAATTTAAGGGTGACTTCACCAGTGGATGACCAATTGTTGAGTACGTGGGATAAAATGGCCGAAGAGTCCGTAAAAGACCAGGCAAAGAAAGAACCTGGATATAAACTtttatctaaaaaaataaatcaagAAAGTTTCTGTAATCTAGGTTCTGAAGAACTTACTAAACTTAGAAGGGAGTTGGAAGCCCAGGATTAcataatatatcaaatgGTGGAATCATTTTCTACTAATAGAAGGCCACTTTCTTTTGTACTCAGAGAATCGGATCAGACAAATGGATATGACTTAGATGATAACCAGGAACCCATAGATGAAACAAATCCACataaaaaaagaaaaaacaACTAGCTTTAAACATGGAACTGCTCagttttatatttaaacaCAATGtagaatttttaatttaaccgtgtaatttttaataaaatattcaattttttaactgtgaattatttaaatattaatacttgATTGAGGTATGTTCGGTAGTTTTAGGCTTTTCCGATTTCTCGCattctaaaaaaaataaatttggaCACTAACCCTCAAAAGCCTTCTGAATTTCAGGAATTAGTTCCTCCAAAATGTATACGTCGTCCATAGATAAAGTCTCAAGTAGTCTAAAACCataaatcaaatttcaaaataCTCATGAGAACCTCCCTTAGCAAATGCTAGGCAGGGAGTATGAATTTCATCtcctaaattatataatttgtcACTTTAAAACCTTTTTTAACGTAATGCTTTCCgcttttaataaattcctCTCTCTTTTGAGGAATTATTCGCCCATTTGTAACGTACATCAACTTGTTATACTTATCATCCAACTAAAAGGTTAATGTGTCAATCATAGCTATTTTGTGCAAAAATAGCATAGAATATAATCATACCTTGATTAGGTTGGATCTACTCTGAGGAGGATGATCAATCCTTACCCACTTCTTGAACTTTGGTCTGAGTTTTTCAAACCTCCAGCCGTGTTGCCTAGACGTTAGTAGAGTGTTTGAAATAAACATTGGAGACAATCATGTAAGTTCGTATGGTCTAATAAGTCTCCATTCACCAAGAGAAAGTGATCCAAGCTTAATATTTGAGATTCTGGTTCTTTTCAGAGTTTTTATTTCGAGGCCAGCCAACAGGCAGATCTTCCTTAACTAAGCAATAGTTTATTTGTGGAACTAACTTTAACTGATGAGCCTTTGAAACTTATTGAAGCGCTTTTTTCAGAATGATCCTTAACTAAAACATGCCCAACTGAACACCCGTCCAGAAATATCTCACCAGTTAAAAACCTCAGCTTGTAATCAGTTACTTTGTCTTTAAAAACTACGTAAAACTCCTCTTCACAatcagaaaatttattaaatagtgATTTATCCTAACGTCTGTATGAAAACTCATTAGAAATACCTGGGAATAAATCAACAACCCACTACACTTAACTTCCAAAGGACTAATGGGAACGATTTTATTAAGTTTACAAGGCTCCAACCCAGTTTGAATGTCGTTATCCGATCTGTTTTCTTTTATCAATAGATTTTTAGACCACTTTTGTGACtaaatgtttaatatttaaaaactCGTTTGTTTACGTTTTTGCTATATGTTGACATGTATCCGTATGGTTTGTGTAATAACACGGATATCTTGGCAGTGTTTGTATCAGTATCTTTTTTGgacaaatttaaatttttaggtCCAAAACTCTTAGATTTCTGTGTTTCACTCTTTATACTGTACTTGTTTAGTCTAAAAATGccctaaaaaattatattatgtttttaaaaaatacaaaatttataaactttTTATCAATTACTCTATAATATACGATATTTAGGGGGAAAGGCTTTATTAGAATACAtctcatttatattaatcaTGAATTTGGGGattcaatttaataaacaaTTGATTATAGgatcaaatttaaatttcatttaaacAAATGTATATTGAATAGAATAGTAGGAACAAACAGtgtttatttattacacATCAATAAAGAATAGGACAatatttactaaaattaggttaatttgttttaatttggtaattttaaactgtTTGACCAAAAGTTAACTCCCCAGGATTCCACATGTTACAAACCTAAAAAGATTctcattattataataaaatgtagtATATTTTAACGTTTTgattaatagaaataagtaatgtttttaaattattatcgCTGTAAACTCActagtatttttatttcaaCGATTCATGAAACCTAGTGTCGATTTGATACTTCAATCATTAGGTGAACTGTCAAAGAGGAAGATAAAGAGATATGCAAATGTATGGTCAACAAAGATTTCTGACCTGTATTTAGTTAGGAGCAAAATAACTAAGAACCATGTTCCTTTCATTTCAAAATGCTTTCTAATCAACAACCTTCTGAATAATCAAgatgttaaaaatatacTGAGGTACGTTCTGCCTCAgataattgataaaaacGGGTTCTCTGTGGAGGAATATTCTCTAATGTCGTATGTGTACTCTTGTATCGACGAAGATGACCCTTCGGAAACCATCCTTGTAAATAACTACTCGAAGGACTCTGTGGAAACAGCATCTGATGAGGAACTTTTGACCTTTCTGAACACAATTTCACTAATGCTAAGCAGAAGAATCTTTGGTAAGATTAATTTTGGGTTTAGAGGAGTCCAAGATATCTCAAACGATCTAATGGAGTACCTCTGGGATAGAGTTAACGCAGTTAGTTCGAAGTGTATTTCTGAAATGGTGGAATATTTAAAGGTTTCAGAAATCATGCTGGAGTCTATTTTCATTTCAAACCTACTAGGTAAACTTGATAAAGAGGTATTAAATAACAATATCATTGATCACGGCTCTATATTCTCCtttgttaaaatttccCAACTTTTATCACCTGAGAGGAAGAGTTACGTCATGGATAAAATTTATAGCTCAGATTACAACACTATTCTCGATACACTtaggaaaataaattattttaagttACCTAACATGGAATTCACAGAACACCTTTTTAATAGATTATGCAATACTCCAGgtaaaatgaaatatttaatgcTGTTTTAGCCAAGTCTACGATGTGCAGAAAGGAGGCGCTTGGATACCTAGATAATACAATTTTCGACCTAGAAGGGAAAATTAGGCGTAAATCTGTGGATTCAGATGTCTTTTCGAGGCTTCATTCACACCTGAAAGCAATCAAAAGCACAAACGTCCTGGAAAACCCACACAGATCGAGGGTTAGGTGGAATTTCCCATGTTTCATAGCATAGATTGtaataaactaataaaaatattgtacaaaAACATTTACAAGTTATTCTAGTTTTAAAACTTGATAGGATTCGATTTTGTTGTCCCTACTCTGTAAATAGACGGCATCTTTGATTGGAATGGGATACTGCTTTACAACATACTTGAAAAACTCCAGAGGGTCAGCACCCCTGGGCAAAAAGTGCGACTTTACTCCCCAGGTGAGCTGAGAGTGCCTCGAAAGAGTGGGATTGCTGGTTACCACAACAATGGGGATCATATACCTTTGACTAGATATCCACTGTAGAAACTCAAGCCCGTCATCGCAGTGGATACCAATGACATCCACGTCGTTGTAGGCGAAAATGTCGGCTACATCGTCGAGACACTTCTTCAAGTGCGACTTTGACTTCAAGTACTCGTTATAGTGGTGTATATCAATATTCAGTAAGTTGTCCATCTTTTTATACAAGTGAGGCCTTTGAGACTTTATTGATGATATGAGATTCTCGTCTATTAACATTTCTTTAATAATCTGCATGGTAGGGAAGTATGGATCCATTTCTGTGGTGAATAAAACCCTCCTCTGGACGTTCACACTTGCCTTAGGGTAATGACCAGTTGCAGATTCTGCCGATAACATAACTGCATCGGCTCCATCAAAAACTGCATTTGATACGTCTGAGACTTCGGCCCTCGTCGGAGTTGGTGATGATCTCATAGTCTCCAACATTTGGGTCGCAACTATGCATGGTTTCCGATATACTACTCTACAAAGCTGAATCAGCCTCTTTTGTACTATTGGTAAATTGGCTAGGTCAGTTTCTATGCCCAAATCACCTCTAGCAACCATGAGCCCGTCTGAAACCTTGAGAATTTCATGAATGTCGTCAAGAGCAGCCTgtttttcaatttttggaattattCCCACTCCTGAAAGATTTTCTTTCGGTAACACAGTTTTGAAAATATCCTTTTTGGGAAGGTAAGACTGGTTATAGTACCTACTTAGAATATCCTCAACAATTGTGTCCTCACGATTTGCGTCGAAAACCTCCACGTCAAGGTTATCTAGTCTTTCCTTAAGTTGTTGGTAATAGTCAGATGTataaaaatcatttaaaatgtttatCAAGTACAGAATGTCGGACTTGTTCTGGACGAAACTCACTCCGAGGAAGTCAACTCCAATCCCCAGACAGAATATTGCATCCTTAACGTCCTTTTCGTCCAGAAACTCTATTGGTAAAACTACATTTGGCACTGAAAAGCCCTTTCTGCTAGAAAGCttataatcatttttaacTTCAGCTGTAACGGAAGGTTCTTCCGGATTTGTTGAAACTACAGTCATGGACAAATTTCCGTCATCCAGTAGGATCTTGTCACCCACCTTTAGTTCCTTCAAAATTTCTGGGAAATCCAGCTGGACTCTGCTTTTGCTTCCCAAAACATCGTAGGCATCGAACGTGAACAAATCTCCTGCCTTCAATTCAACAAATTCACAACCTTTACTCCCTGGTAAAACTCCAGGCACATCCAAATTAGGCATAAATTTTCCAATTCTTAGTTTAGGGCCTTGTATGTCTCCTAGTATAGATTTGTGTTCTATAACAAACTTCTCGTTAAATGGATAATTTTGGGGTGGTTCAGTTACTTCCAGTTGCCTTATGGTTTTAGAAACCAGATATTTAGATAACCTTGAGTCATGAGAAAAATTGAGTCTGAATACATCCACGCCTGCATCgaataatgattttattgaTTCTGCATTATTTGTTGCAGGCCCTAGTGTTGCGACCTGCTTAGTTAATGTCAATATTTCCCCTTCCGGGATTTCTCTGGGCTCAAAAGTCTTACATGATGCCTTTAAGCAGCTTGAAAAGTATTCTATTGCGTGCTCCTTATCGAATGGCGCCTTAACTTCATATATATTCCTTTTTATATTTCTGACTTTATAGTTGGTATTCTCTTCACTGTATTTCTTCTCCGGTTGCATAGATGATCGTGGAAGGTAGGCATATTTACCTAATGATGTGTAATTGGTCACTCCGCTGATGAAGCGAATGTTATAAAAGATGATAGACAACAAAATAGAATGACTTATTATAGCGAAACGATCCCTTTTAAACAACAACAGGGTGGTTGAAAAAAGTAAAATCatcttttatattttgtgTAATAGAATGGAAGAAGCGATACTAATACTGAAAACGtcataatattaaaattttagggaaatttaaatctattaatt encodes the following:
- a CDS encoding ADP/ATP transporter, putative (4 probable transmembrane helices predicted for TA11570 by TMHMM2.0 at aa 112-134, 169-191, 211-232 and 271-293) codes for the protein MEVNKNFLVDFLMGGVSAAISKTAVAPIERVKMLIQTQDSIPDIKSGKVPRYSGILNCFARVSKEQGVTSLWRGNLANVIRYFPTQAFNFAFKDYFKRMFPKYNQKTDFWKFFGANLASGGLAGASSLLIVYPLDFARTRLASDVGKGAKREFTGLLDCLLKIQRSTGVLSLYKGFLVSVQGIVVYRGAYFGMYDSAKTVFFGENEKNANIFFKWSIAQSVTIMAGLASYPLDTVRRRMMMMSGKKATSEIMYANSLDCFVKMMKHEGLGGFYKGAFANILRGMGGALVLVFYDELQKLLK
- a CDS encoding cysteine proteinase, putative (1 probable transmembrane helix predicted for TA11565 by TMHMM2.0 at aa 43-65;~Signal anchor predicted for TA11565 by SignalP 2.0 HMM (Signal peptide probability 0.000, signal anchor probability 0.983) with cleavage site probability 0.000 between residues 61 and 62), whose product is MEDVETVKVDALERVDTESVLNYDTVLERKPLRSNVASFLKRYSAVLVILTAVLLFTVTFAAIALSSGRSAIRKNKELLSVEFEKLQFDNFVTIKGERQEDFPRLVAEVLYKVAVEFDPKEEALIYVHFNDFNKHHDRKHNNYRHKKASYNNFRNNLNDINEHNSKPNMSYTKSMNHFGDVSPKDFMKKYTKKVILNLPKDHVSPYNNNRPMSVDLRNHGVMTPVKCQGENELSWPYSAVAVAESFVKKTSQKTVSLSEKQLVECVTDKKSVNNPFLGYKYLKDLGLFQSEVIDKSPSKCPAMEGERFKVPSYSYSYEPDLVALLLNAGPLTVPVSVSPEWQFYADGTLNVCGAELNHYLTLVGVSFDEKGNHWILKNSYGEDWGKKGYLLLTRNSKEYADDCGLTSFAVYAV
- a CDS encoding ubiquitin,putative (Possible signal sequence and apicoplast target sequence present;~Apicoplast targetting peptide predicted by the PlasmoAP tool;~Signal peptide predicted for TA11575 by SignalP 2.0 HMM (Signal peptide probability 0.662, signal anchor probability 0.020) with cleavage site probability 0.440 between residues 21 and 22), yielding MEVYIVFFLYMYLGMISCVRRSQPSNNLIINSLNRIFKISGDIKKIGDIKRCLKEEHGYHDHEILSNDRILNEDELYSEEKHKKLYTVSKIRGGLNISVQTMQGKRIQLQVSQNETVLDLKNKLEKEQTIPVDQQRLIFDGKLLENGKTIADYGIKDNAVLQLVLRLRGG
- a CDS encoding nima-related protein kinase, putative, with protein sequence MTSGYERIANYTVVNRIGSGRFGEVFLVRHKHTGQLFCWKVVAYKGLSDKEKQQLVMEVNVIRELNHPNIVRYIDRMIDKRRQLLYILMEYCDAGDLGENMRQFYKHYKLVNEQVIFDIALQLIFALAYCHNCKSGTKTGKVLHRDLKPQNILLSTKHNKDGNKSYVCKIGDFGLCRQIGMSSFANSCVGTPYYWCPELLLSNTKSYDDKMDIWALGCVLYELSSGKTPFHYTTTLPELTQEMKQGVPLPLEFRSNKLNSLLSFLLQKDPNKRASALQLLGYSFWTEPPIDLFITTLSKSDYENFMKHKASQENKIQEESDSKLTKDWYTLLVKAAREGRKNHDKESRLKNDKSIKSLVNLSNFHDVYGTQDQESRPKFTTKPYSFKNNINILEYVKKFQDSLEQTKTDPECSKLKNTMSTPIKRNQTTNTQEISSIETRISKIESDFSNDSTDTKIPKYETYRINENNRNPNELIFKINRLL